A DNA window from Streptococcus mutans contains the following coding sequences:
- the sppA gene encoding fructose-phosphate phosphohydrolase SppA produces MAKTIKLILSDIDGTILDNNHQVDAHLRDTITELKKESIPFVLASARSPHGMFPIAQELNLGANPIACYNGALIVEGNKEHYQTLIEHGLSKADVKKIVALIKKQFPHISINFYSGGDWIVEEIDQWVQIEADITKESPDIRNFDTLLTDDSIPIHKLLLIANAQAIQEFFTYLKRVNFEDASFYLSKDNYLEVTSQSVSKENALLEIAKYYDISLSQTMAIGDNYNDIPMLKLAGLGVAMANAPQAVKNEADIETVSNNDNGVSKVIEDYVLI; encoded by the coding sequence ATGGCAAAGACAATTAAACTGATTTTAAGTGACATTGATGGTACGATTTTAGATAATAACCATCAGGTAGACGCCCATTTGCGTGATACGATTACTGAGTTAAAAAAAGAATCTATTCCATTCGTTTTAGCCTCGGCTAGATCGCCCCATGGAATGTTTCCTATTGCACAAGAGCTTAACTTAGGAGCTAATCCCATTGCTTGTTACAATGGGGCTCTGATTGTTGAGGGAAATAAAGAACATTATCAAACCTTAATTGAACACGGTCTCAGTAAAGCTGATGTTAAAAAAATAGTGGCTTTGATCAAGAAGCAGTTTCCGCATATTTCTATTAATTTTTATTCTGGCGGTGACTGGATTGTTGAAGAGATAGATCAATGGGTGCAGATTGAGGCTGATATTACCAAAGAGAGTCCTGATATTAGGAATTTTGATACCCTGCTTACAGATGACTCTATTCCTATTCACAAACTTCTCTTAATTGCCAATGCACAGGCTATTCAAGAATTCTTTACTTACCTTAAACGAGTGAATTTTGAAGATGCTTCTTTTTACCTTTCGAAAGACAATTATTTAGAAGTCACTTCCCAGTCCGTATCAAAGGAAAATGCCTTACTTGAAATTGCAAAATATTATGATATTTCCCTATCCCAAACGATGGCTATCGGGGATAATTACAATGACATTCCCATGCTTAAACTAGCAGGTTTGGGGGTGGCTATGGCCAATGCACCGCAGGCTGTTAAGAATGAAGCAGATATTGAAACGGTATCGAACAATGACAACGGTGTTTCCAAGGTGATTGAAGATTATGTTTTAATTTAA